The following coding sequences are from one Reyranella humidisoli window:
- a CDS encoding TauD/TfdA dioxygenase family protein, with amino-acid sequence MNSLEITPLGFAAGAQIRGIDLRKPLSDADQRLINAAWLEHIVLVFPEQDLTPEEQIAFSRRFGVLDDHESQAPSTLHPDHREILVLSNKMVGGKKSGTYNSGRNWHTDLSYTSRPAKGAILHCKEKPPVGGDTMWANLYLALETLTPPIRALIETLEAVHDVSMVRGIEQRDPTVVAEMKRRNPPIIHPVVRTHPETGRKSLLVNQRIRRFVGMSDEESQSLLAMLNAHATSPEFVFRHRWSLGDVVMWDNRCSCHVALGDFDQTKPRVMYRCSLEGEVETGRVADNTASADRESMLQAVAAVS; translated from the coding sequence ATGAACTCACTCGAAATCACCCCTCTGGGTTTTGCGGCGGGCGCCCAAATCCGCGGCATCGATCTTCGCAAGCCCCTGAGCGACGCCGACCAGCGCCTCATCAACGCGGCGTGGCTCGAGCACATCGTGCTCGTCTTTCCTGAGCAGGACCTGACGCCGGAAGAGCAGATCGCCTTCTCGCGCCGGTTCGGCGTGCTGGACGATCACGAATCCCAGGCGCCCTCGACCCTGCATCCGGATCACCGCGAGATCCTCGTCCTGTCCAACAAGATGGTCGGCGGCAAGAAGTCAGGCACCTACAATTCGGGCCGCAACTGGCACACCGACCTCAGCTACACGTCCCGCCCGGCCAAGGGCGCGATCCTTCATTGCAAGGAAAAGCCGCCAGTCGGCGGCGACACGATGTGGGCCAACCTCTATCTCGCGCTCGAGACGCTGACGCCGCCGATCCGCGCCCTGATCGAGACCCTCGAAGCGGTCCACGACGTATCGATGGTGCGCGGCATCGAGCAGCGCGATCCCACCGTGGTCGCCGAGATGAAGCGGCGCAATCCGCCGATCATCCATCCCGTCGTGCGCACGCATCCCGAGACCGGCCGCAAGTCGCTGCTGGTCAACCAGCGCATTCGCCGCTTCGTCGGCATGTCCGACGAGGAGAGCCAGAGCCTGCTGGCGATGCTGAATGCGCACGCGACGTCGCCGGAGTTCGTCTTTCGCCACCGCTGGAGCCTGGGCGACGTGGTGATGTGGGACAATCGCTGCAGCTGCCACGTGGCGCTCGGCGACTTCGACCAGACGAAGCCGCGCGTGATGTATCGCTGCTCGCTCGAGGGCGAGGTCGAGACCGGCCGCGTCGCGGACAATACCGCGAGCGCCGACCGCGAATCGATGCTTCAGGCGGTCGCCGCGGTTTCCTGA
- a CDS encoding GntR family transcriptional regulator, translated as MDASPPPEMPLGKLVKSLPERLAERVLEDVMTGRLKPGDRLKEELLAQTHAVSRATVREALIALARQGYVVRIPRSGARIAEFSGQDLDDLFELRAALLSTAAGRYTRRAGPAQRADLESLVVDLEGLAAKPDTSPQDFATQSVRIQTFLTERCGNNHLPDMYKRLAGMGMWQLIRGQASSFLTQAGRAESAADWRRLADRVLANDAEGAERAARLLLEHSAVRVRQHFDEAVRVEQQP; from the coding sequence ATGGACGCCAGCCCCCCACCGGAAATGCCGCTCGGAAAGCTCGTGAAGTCGCTCCCCGAGCGGCTGGCCGAGCGCGTGCTGGAGGACGTGATGACGGGCCGCCTCAAGCCGGGTGACCGGCTGAAGGAGGAGCTGCTGGCCCAGACCCATGCGGTCAGCCGCGCGACGGTGCGCGAGGCTCTGATTGCGCTGGCGCGGCAGGGCTATGTCGTGCGCATTCCGCGCTCGGGCGCGCGCATCGCCGAGTTCTCGGGCCAGGATCTCGACGACCTGTTCGAACTGCGTGCGGCGCTGCTCTCGACCGCGGCGGGCCGGTATACACGGCGGGCCGGTCCGGCACAGCGGGCCGACCTGGAGTCGCTGGTCGTCGATCTGGAAGGGCTGGCGGCGAAGCCCGACACGTCACCGCAGGATTTCGCGACCCAGTCGGTGCGCATCCAGACCTTCCTGACGGAGCGCTGCGGCAACAACCATCTGCCCGACATGTACAAGCGGCTGGCCGGGATGGGCATGTGGCAGCTCATCCGCGGCCAGGCCAGCAGCTTCCTCACCCAGGCGGGGCGTGCGGAGTCGGCGGCCGACTGGCGACGGCTCGCCGATCGTGTCTTGGCCAATGACGCAGAGGGAGCGGAGCGTGCGGCCCGTCTGCTTCTCGAACATTCCGCCGTTCGCGTACGCCAGCATTTCGACGAGGCCGTGCGCGTTGAGCAGCAGCCCTAG
- a CDS encoding 4a-hydroxytetrahydrobiopterin dehydratase has product MTAKLAGKARTQALASIKSWKKVRGRDAIQKSFKFTDFNEAWGFMTRVAMAAEKADHHPEWSNVYNKVEILLLTHDAGGLSLKDVALAKVIDAIA; this is encoded by the coding sequence ATGACCGCCAAACTCGCCGGCAAGGCCCGCACGCAGGCACTCGCCTCGATCAAGAGCTGGAAAAAAGTACGTGGCCGCGATGCGATCCAGAAGAGCTTCAAGTTCACCGACTTCAACGAAGCCTGGGGCTTCATGACCCGCGTCGCGATGGCCGCCGAAAAGGCCGATCACCATCCCGAATGGTCGAACGTCTACAACAAGGTCGAGATCCTGCTCTTGACTCACGATGCCGGCGGCTTGTCGCTCAAGGACGTGGCGCTGGCGAAAGTGATCGACGCGATCGCGTGA
- a CDS encoding ABC transporter substrate-binding protein — protein sequence MKITRRTALLSTTAALLGATAASPASAQKAADQLRILFNDAVPNVDMYFNSQRTGLILAHQAWDMLVHRDPATFEIKPSLATDWKFTDDNTLDLTIRQGVKFHDGSGLTPDDVVYTINMAADPASKVATPSNYAWIDKAEKTGDWTVRIKMKRPTPAALEYLAMVTPIHPKAYREKVGPEGFSAKPVGAGPYKIVKNDQGKEVFFERFDDYWKGSPKGVPAIKKLHVRFVPDLATAVTEVLAQKADWIWNINPDQTDSINKMPFLQAVRQESMRVGYLSIDAAGRSGAGNPLTNLKVRQAIWHAVDRKQFADKLVGGGSRVPPAPCFPSQFGCDADAAVKYDYDPAKAKALLAEAGFPNGFDVEMVSYVQPTSWGAAIQNYLTAVGIRAKITQLQVAPAIQKAQKGEAPLYMGSWGSYSINDVSAIMPVMFGAGALDNYSKDPELEKLVAEGGSTSNTEARKKAYSAAVKIATEKAYWLPINTYVNTYAFSKALDFKTFPDELPRFYFAKWK from the coding sequence TTGAAGATCACCCGACGTACTGCCTTGCTTTCGACCACGGCCGCCCTGCTGGGCGCCACCGCCGCCTCGCCTGCGTCGGCGCAGAAGGCCGCCGACCAGTTGCGCATCCTGTTCAACGACGCCGTGCCCAACGTCGACATGTATTTCAACAGCCAGCGCACCGGCCTGATCCTCGCGCACCAGGCGTGGGACATGCTGGTGCATCGCGATCCCGCGACCTTCGAGATCAAGCCGTCGCTCGCCACCGACTGGAAGTTCACCGACGACAATACGCTCGATCTTACGATCCGGCAGGGCGTGAAGTTCCATGACGGCAGCGGCCTCACGCCCGACGACGTCGTCTACACGATCAACATGGCGGCCGATCCCGCCTCAAAGGTGGCGACGCCGTCCAACTATGCCTGGATCGACAAGGCCGAGAAGACCGGCGACTGGACCGTGCGCATCAAGATGAAGCGGCCGACGCCTGCCGCGCTCGAATATCTCGCCATGGTGACGCCGATCCATCCCAAGGCCTATCGCGAGAAGGTCGGCCCGGAAGGCTTCTCGGCCAAGCCGGTCGGCGCGGGTCCGTACAAGATCGTGAAGAACGATCAGGGCAAGGAAGTGTTCTTCGAGCGCTTCGACGATTACTGGAAGGGCTCGCCCAAGGGCGTGCCGGCGATCAAGAAGCTGCACGTCCGCTTCGTGCCCGACCTCGCCACCGCGGTGACCGAGGTGCTGGCGCAGAAGGCCGACTGGATCTGGAACATCAATCCCGACCAGACCGACAGCATCAACAAGATGCCGTTCCTTCAGGCCGTGCGCCAGGAATCGATGCGCGTCGGCTACCTCTCGATCGACGCCGCCGGCCGCTCGGGGGCGGGCAATCCGCTCACCAACCTCAAGGTGCGCCAGGCGATCTGGCACGCGGTCGACCGCAAGCAGTTCGCGGACAAGCTGGTGGGCGGCGGCAGCCGCGTGCCGCCCGCACCGTGCTTCCCCAGCCAGTTCGGCTGCGATGCCGATGCCGCGGTGAAGTACGACTACGATCCGGCAAAGGCCAAGGCGCTGCTGGCGGAAGCCGGCTTCCCCAACGGCTTCGACGTCGAGATGGTGAGCTACGTGCAGCCGACCTCGTGGGGCGCGGCGATCCAGAACTATCTCACCGCCGTCGGTATCCGCGCCAAGATCACCCAGCTCCAGGTCGCGCCGGCCATCCAGAAGGCCCAGAAGGGCGAGGCGCCGCTCTACATGGGAAGCTGGGGCAGCTACTCGATCAACGACGTCTCGGCCATCATGCCCGTCATGTTCGGCGCCGGCGCGCTCGACAACTACTCGAAGGATCCCGAACTCGAGAAGCTTGTTGCGGAGGGCGGCTCCACATCCAACACCGAGGCGCGCAAGAAGGCCTACTCGGCGGCGGTGAAGATCGCGACCGAGAAGGCCTACTGGCTGCCGATCAACACCTACGTGAACACCTACGCCTTCTCGAAGGCGCTGGACTTCAAGACCTTCCCCGACGAACTGCCGCGCTTCTACTTCGCGAAGTGGAAGTAA
- a CDS encoding oligopeptide/dipeptide ABC transporter ATP-binding protein translates to MSVSTTALPAIELKSVGKTFRVSGGILGKDRRVVAVDGVSFAVPPGGVLGVVGESGCGKSTLARLILGLLAPDSGDIAVEGQRIVDMDRKARARLIQPVFQDPFSSLNPLTRIRDIVAMPLQAQGTFSRAEIAKRVDEMLERVGLPGEMGNRLPAELSGGQRQRVAIARALVLRPRIVVCDEPTSALDVSVQAQILNLLAELRRDLGLTYLFISHNLAVVEHVATEVAVMYLGRIVEKKPTQALFHDPEHPYTKALLASVLTPEPGLGVPDVGLGDVMPDPANIPPGCRFHPRCPIAEPRCSIETPPLRPRPGGGVECLLVP, encoded by the coding sequence ATGAGTGTGAGCACGACAGCACTGCCTGCGATCGAACTCAAGTCCGTCGGCAAAACCTTCCGCGTCTCGGGCGGCATCCTGGGCAAGGATCGTCGCGTCGTCGCCGTCGACGGCGTCTCGTTTGCCGTGCCGCCGGGCGGCGTGCTCGGGGTCGTGGGCGAATCGGGCTGCGGCAAGTCCACCCTCGCCCGCCTGATCCTGGGCCTGCTCGCGCCCGACTCCGGCGACATCGCAGTCGAGGGCCAGCGCATCGTCGACATGGATCGCAAGGCCCGCGCGCGGCTGATCCAGCCGGTGTTCCAGGATCCGTTCTCTTCGCTCAATCCGCTGACCCGCATCCGCGACATCGTGGCGATGCCGCTGCAGGCGCAGGGCACCTTCTCCCGCGCCGAGATCGCCAAGCGGGTCGACGAGATGCTGGAGCGTGTCGGCCTGCCGGGCGAGATGGGCAATCGTCTCCCCGCCGAACTGTCCGGCGGCCAGCGCCAGCGCGTTGCCATTGCGCGCGCCCTCGTGCTGCGGCCGCGCATCGTGGTGTGCGACGAGCCGACATCGGCGCTCGACGTCTCGGTGCAGGCGCAGATCCTGAACCTGCTGGCGGAGCTGCGCCGCGACCTCGGCCTCACCTATCTGTTCATCAGCCACAATCTCGCGGTCGTCGAGCACGTCGCGACCGAGGTGGCGGTCATGTATCTCGGCCGCATCGTCGAGAAGAAGCCGACGCAGGCGCTGTTCCACGACCCGGAGCATCCCTACACCAAGGCGCTGCTGGCCTCGGTGCTGACGCCCGAGCCCGGCCTCGGCGTGCCCGACGTGGGCCTGGGCGACGTCATGCCCGATCCGGCCAACATCCCGCCGGGATGCCGCTTCCATCCGCGCTGCCCGATCGCCGAACCGCGCTGCTCAATAGAAACGCCGCCGCTCAGGCCTCGGCCCGGCGGCGGCGTGGAGTGTCTGCTGGTTCCCTGA
- a CDS encoding ABC transporter ATP-binding protein — translation MSALLEVEKLEVGFGGSTSAVRGASLTVERGETHCLVGESGCGKSVTALAVMNLLARGGHRTAQRLSFQGEDLLKLDDRGMARLRGNAMAMIFQEPMTSLNPAYTIGSQMTEVMRRHKKVSQRIAIDRAADLLGRVGITAPGLRLGQFPHQLSGGLRQRVMIAMALMCEPQLLIADEPTTALDVTVQAQILRLLAQLQRDLGLGLLLITHDLGIVARVAHRVSVMYAGEVVESAATAQLFADPRHPYTQGLLRCVPVPGKQRQDEPLGSIPGTVPRIGPGFEGCGFRDRCTFADATCAHTVPHQTAAPGHDYLCRLAP, via the coding sequence GTGAGCGCGCTTCTCGAAGTCGAAAAGCTCGAAGTGGGCTTCGGCGGCAGCACCTCGGCGGTGCGTGGCGCCTCGCTCACGGTCGAACGCGGCGAAACCCATTGCCTGGTGGGCGAGTCGGGCTGCGGCAAGTCGGTAACCGCGCTCGCCGTCATGAACCTGCTGGCGCGCGGCGGCCATCGCACGGCCCAGCGCCTCAGCTTCCAGGGCGAGGACCTGCTGAAGCTCGACGATCGTGGCATGGCGCGGCTGCGCGGCAACGCCATGGCGATGATCTTCCAGGAGCCGATGACCAGCCTCAATCCGGCCTACACGATCGGCTCGCAGATGACCGAGGTGATGCGCCGCCACAAGAAGGTGAGCCAGCGGATCGCCATCGACCGCGCCGCCGATCTGCTGGGCCGCGTCGGCATCACCGCGCCGGGCCTGCGCCTCGGCCAGTTCCCGCACCAGCTCTCGGGCGGCCTGCGCCAGAGGGTGATGATCGCCATGGCGCTGATGTGCGAGCCGCAGCTGCTGATCGCCGACGAGCCGACCACGGCGCTCGACGTCACGGTGCAGGCGCAGATCCTGCGCCTGCTGGCGCAGCTCCAGCGCGACCTCGGCCTCGGCCTGCTCCTCATCACCCACGATCTCGGCATCGTGGCCCGCGTCGCCCATCGCGTCTCGGTCATGTATGCCGGCGAAGTCGTCGAAAGCGCCGCGACCGCGCAGCTCTTCGCCGATCCGCGCCATCCCTACACGCAGGGCCTGCTGCGCTGTGTGCCGGTGCCGGGCAAGCAGCGGCAGGATGAACCGCTGGGCTCGATCCCCGGCACCGTGCCGCGCATCGGTCCGGGCTTCGAGGGCTGCGGCTTCCGCGACCGCTGCACCTTCGCCGACGCGACCTGCGCCCACACCGTGCCGCATCAGACCGCCGCGCCCGGCCACGACTATCTCTGCCGGTTGGCGCCATGA
- a CDS encoding ABC transporter permease, producing the protein MSAAITINAGPRRGWKSAGTWIGAVIVGLALFCAIFAPLIVPHDPFAQDLNRRLLVPFWMEGHNPDFILGTDQLGRDYLSRLIWGCRISMLIGVTVTIVSGVIGITIGVLGGFFGGRIDDAVLFAITTRLSIPVVLVALAVVGLLGTSMTLLVLTLGLLLWDRFAVVARSTSMQVRNLDFVAAAWCAGCSRFRVLSREVLPNIASHLVVVATLEIALAILLEATLSFLGLGVPPPLPSWGLMIAEAKDYMFFSPWVIVIPGVALFVLVLGINLLGDGLRDAFGTRSRS; encoded by the coding sequence ATGAGTGCCGCGATCACGATCAACGCCGGTCCCCGCCGGGGCTGGAAGAGCGCCGGCACCTGGATCGGGGCGGTCATCGTCGGCCTCGCGCTGTTCTGCGCGATCTTCGCGCCGCTGATCGTGCCGCACGACCCGTTTGCCCAGGATCTCAACCGCCGCCTGCTCGTGCCCTTCTGGATGGAGGGGCACAATCCCGACTTCATCCTCGGCACCGACCAGCTCGGTCGCGACTATCTTTCGCGCCTGATCTGGGGCTGCCGCATCTCGATGCTGATCGGCGTCACCGTGACCATCGTGTCGGGCGTGATCGGCATCACCATCGGGGTGCTGGGCGGCTTCTTCGGCGGACGCATCGACGATGCCGTGCTGTTCGCCATCACCACGCGCCTCTCGATTCCGGTCGTCCTCGTGGCGCTCGCGGTCGTGGGCCTGCTCGGCACGTCGATGACCCTGCTGGTGCTGACCCTCGGCCTGCTGCTGTGGGACCGCTTCGCCGTCGTCGCGCGCTCGACCTCCATGCAGGTGCGCAACCTCGACTTCGTGGCGGCCGCCTGGTGCGCCGGCTGCTCGCGCTTCCGCGTGCTGTCGCGCGAGGTGCTGCCCAACATCGCGAGCCATCTCGTCGTGGTGGCGACGCTTGAGATCGCGCTCGCCATCCTGCTCGAGGCGACGCTGTCGTTCCTCGGCCTCGGCGTGCCGCCGCCGTTGCCTTCCTGGGGTCTGATGATCGCCGAAGCGAAGGACTACATGTTCTTCAGCCCCTGGGTGATCGTGATCCCGGGCGTGGCGCTGTTCGTGCTGGTGCTCGGCATCAACCTGCTGGGCGACGGGTTGCGCGACGCCTTCGGAACGCGGTCCCGCTCGTGA
- a CDS encoding ABC transporter permease — protein MLRFLFRRLIVALLVAATVMTLAFVLTRLSGDLAISIAGPNATAADIEAVRKAYGLDRPVLTQFFDWVGRAVTGDLGNSYFFQTRVSTLIAERMPVTLTLGLTGLSLALLISIPMGILAAVRENTNFDRAVQMVALIGQAMPSFWLGLLLMIIFGLTLGWLPISGTGSWEHFVMPGIVLSFSAVPALTRLTRAGMIQAMSSDYIRTARAKGLSRASILLKHALRNAAIPVVAIAAVQLGFMLGGSIVIEQVFALHGVGFLAWESIAKNDFPVVQAVVLVLAVIYVALTMVSDLLNAVLDPRLRA, from the coding sequence ATGCTTCGTTTTCTCTTCCGCCGCCTGATCGTGGCGCTGCTCGTCGCCGCGACCGTCATGACGCTTGCGTTCGTCCTGACGCGGCTGTCGGGCGATCTCGCCATATCGATCGCCGGTCCCAATGCCACGGCGGCCGACATCGAGGCGGTCCGCAAGGCTTATGGCCTCGACCGCCCCGTGCTCACGCAGTTCTTCGACTGGGTCGGCCGCGCCGTGACCGGCGATCTCGGTAACAGCTATTTCTTCCAGACGCGCGTCTCGACCCTGATCGCCGAGCGCATGCCGGTGACGCTGACGCTCGGCCTGACGGGCCTTTCCCTCGCGCTGCTCATCTCGATCCCGATGGGCATCCTCGCGGCGGTCCGCGAGAACACCAACTTCGATCGCGCCGTGCAGATGGTCGCCCTGATCGGCCAGGCGATGCCGTCCTTCTGGCTCGGCCTGCTGCTGATGATCATCTTCGGCCTTACCCTGGGCTGGCTGCCGATCTCGGGCACCGGCTCATGGGAGCATTTCGTGATGCCCGGCATTGTGCTCTCCTTCTCCGCGGTGCCCGCCCTCACACGCCTCACGCGCGCCGGCATGATCCAGGCGATGAGCAGCGACTATATCCGCACGGCCCGCGCCAAGGGCCTGTCGCGGGCCTCCATCCTGCTGAAGCATGCGCTGCGCAACGCCGCCATCCCGGTCGTGGCGATCGCCGCCGTGCAGCTCGGCTTCATGCTGGGCGGTTCGATCGTCATCGAGCAGGTTTTCGCCCTGCACGGTGTCGGCTTCCTCGCCTGGGAGAGCATCGCGAAGAACGACTTCCCGGTAGTGCAGGCCGTCGTGCTGGTCCTCGCCGTCATCTATGTGGCCCTGACCATGGTCTCCGACCTGCTGAACGCCGTCCTCGATCCGCGGCTGCGGGCATGA
- a CDS encoding metallopeptidase family protein: MPVFNNPRRTPCFGLAPTLEDFEAIAAEALATIPEEFRKHIGNVRIQIDDFPSDEIEKQMELDTPFDLLGLYQGVSMMERGAGHVANDIDRIFLYRRPILDYWCESGEDLPHIVRHVLIHEIGHHFGLSDDDMEAIEAKAEEESQRVQPNA, translated from the coding sequence ATGCCGGTCTTCAACAATCCTCGGCGCACGCCGTGCTTCGGCCTCGCGCCCACACTGGAGGATTTCGAAGCGATCGCCGCCGAGGCGCTCGCGACGATCCCCGAGGAGTTTCGCAAGCACATCGGCAACGTGCGCATCCAGATCGACGACTTCCCGTCCGACGAGATCGAGAAGCAGATGGAACTCGATACGCCGTTCGACCTGCTCGGCCTCTATCAGGGCGTCTCGATGATGGAGCGCGGCGCGGGCCATGTCGCCAACGACATCGACCGGATCTTCCTCTATCGCCGCCCGATCCTCGACTACTGGTGCGAATCGGGCGAGGATCTGCCGCATATCGTGCGCCATGTGCTGATCCACGAGATCGGCCACCACTTCGGCCTGAGCGACGACGACATGGAAGCGATCGAAGCAAAGGCAGAGGAAGAATCGCAGCGCGTCCAGCCGAACGCCTGA
- a CDS encoding superoxide dismutase, with amino-acid sequence MTAISRRSMAAGAGLLVGAIAIAARAQQVPPQLASAVPVPKVTLRPLTINPQKVKGLSANLLRTHHDTEYAGTVKKLNAIGEQLAKADFADMPPEKVGELKREEQTAHNAVVLHEIYFDGLAEAPTRPAGLLAQALSRDFGSLDRWKAEFVGTARSLASGTGWVILAYTPRDKRLFNYRAENDSMAPAAAVPLLVMDMYEHAYSGDYGTDIAKYIEAFVQAIKWTNAERLYREAMRV; translated from the coding sequence ATGACCGCCATCTCGCGCCGATCCATGGCTGCGGGCGCCGGCCTGCTGGTGGGCGCCATCGCCATTGCTGCACGCGCCCAGCAGGTGCCGCCGCAACTGGCAAGCGCCGTTCCCGTCCCGAAGGTTACACTCAGGCCCCTGACCATCAATCCCCAGAAGGTGAAGGGCCTGTCGGCCAATCTCCTCCGCACCCATCACGACACGGAATATGCCGGCACGGTGAAGAAGCTGAACGCGATCGGCGAGCAACTGGCGAAGGCCGATTTCGCGGACATGCCGCCCGAGAAGGTTGGCGAACTGAAGCGCGAGGAGCAGACCGCGCACAACGCGGTGGTCCTGCACGAAATCTATTTCGACGGCCTCGCCGAAGCGCCCACCCGGCCGGCCGGTCTTCTGGCGCAAGCCCTGTCCCGCGACTTCGGCAGTCTCGACCGCTGGAAGGCGGAGTTCGTCGGCACGGCCAGGTCGCTGGCCTCGGGGACCGGCTGGGTGATCCTGGCCTATACGCCGCGTGACAAGCGCCTGTTCAACTACCGCGCCGAAAACGATTCGATGGCACCGGCCGCCGCTGTCCCGCTGCTCGTGATGGACATGTACGAGCATGCCTATTCAGGCGACTACGGCACCGACATCGCGAAATACATCGAGGCTTTCGTGCAGGCGATCAAGTGGACGAACGCAGAGCGCCTCTATCGCGAGGCCATGCGGGTTTAA
- a CDS encoding DUF1254 domain-containing protein — MRIGRRAALASLVALPTLARAQDTQTTLRDLARRATIYLFPIYEMYCARWHATVDEKNPQRQRLNRFRHMPTLADPSTRDVTTPNADTLYSSAWLDLSLEPLFLTVPPVGDLYYSYAFIDLFTDNFLVVSHRLGGKGLATHMIVGPAWKGDAPGDVTLVRAPTTSVWLLGRILVDGPEELDRVRILQSRVLLETPDMRNERRILETGELMRFRTQAPPEPVADWPAAHPGEPFDLFDIGMRALGESPLPARDRPLFDALAPLKLKPGRKFDRRAFSETERRAILAGIEQGHAEIRTAAGHGRTVDGWTYGERHFGNFGDDYLYRAATALTALGALMPGEAVYVTCVVDAERRPLSGADRYVLTFPAGRLPPVRAFWSLSAYEVTPEGRAYFSENAIDRYSIGDRTPDLVHGADGSLTIYIQRERPSSDRAANWLPAPAGPMRLVLRAFLPDDALIEGRYRVPPVRRNSAR; from the coding sequence GTGAGGATTGGCCGTCGCGCCGCGCTCGCCAGCCTGGTCGCCCTGCCGACGCTTGCCCGGGCCCAGGATACACAGACGACGCTCCGCGACCTCGCGCGGCGCGCCACGATCTACCTCTTCCCGATCTACGAGATGTACTGCGCCCGCTGGCACGCGACGGTCGACGAAAAGAATCCGCAACGCCAGCGGCTCAACCGCTTCCGCCACATGCCGACGCTCGCCGATCCGAGCACGCGGGACGTCACGACGCCGAATGCCGACACGCTCTATTCCTCGGCCTGGCTCGATCTCTCGCTGGAACCGCTGTTCCTCACCGTGCCGCCGGTGGGCGACCTCTATTACAGCTATGCCTTCATCGACCTGTTCACCGACAATTTCCTCGTCGTCAGCCATCGGCTTGGGGGCAAGGGGCTGGCCACGCACATGATCGTCGGGCCGGCGTGGAAGGGTGACGCGCCGGGCGACGTCACGCTGGTGCGGGCGCCGACGACATCGGTCTGGCTTCTGGGCCGCATCCTGGTCGACGGGCCCGAGGAACTCGACCGCGTGCGCATCCTGCAGAGCCGTGTGCTGCTCGAGACGCCGGACATGCGCAACGAGCGGCGCATCCTCGAAACCGGCGAGTTGATGCGCTTCCGCACGCAGGCGCCGCCCGAACCCGTCGCCGACTGGCCGGCCGCCCATCCCGGCGAGCCCTTCGATCTGTTCGACATCGGCATGCGGGCACTTGGCGAAAGTCCATTGCCTGCGCGTGACCGCCCGCTGTTCGACGCGCTGGCGCCGCTGAAGCTGAAGCCCGGGCGCAAGTTCGACCGGCGCGCCTTCAGCGAGACCGAACGGCGCGCCATCCTTGCCGGCATCGAGCAGGGCCATGCCGAGATCCGCACCGCCGCCGGACACGGCCGGACGGTCGACGGCTGGACCTATGGCGAGCGGCATTTCGGCAATTTCGGCGACGACTATCTCTATCGTGCCGCCACCGCCCTGACGGCGCTCGGTGCGCTGATGCCGGGCGAAGCGGTCTATGTGACCTGTGTCGTGGATGCGGAACGTCGGCCGCTGTCGGGCGCCGACCGCTACGTGCTCACCTTCCCCGCCGGGCGCCTTCCGCCGGTGCGTGCCTTCTGGTCCCTGTCCGCCTACGAAGTCACGCCGGAAGGCCGCGCCTACTTCAGCGAGAATGCCATCGACCGCTATTCGATCGGCGACAGGACCCCCGATCTGGTTCACGGCGCCGATGGATCGCTCACGATCTACATCCAGCGGGAACGCCCTTCGAGCGACCGAGCGGCAAACTGGCTCCCCGCCCCCGCGGGACCGATGCGCCTCGTGCTGCGTGCCTTCCTGCCCGACGACGCGCTGATCGAGGGGCGCTACCGGGTGCCTCCGGTGCGACGCAACTCCGCCCGCTGA
- a CDS encoding mismatch-specific DNA-glycosylase, with the protein MPQASRRSNHLIPDLLAPGLDLVFCGTAPSPASFKARAYYANPGNAFWPTLHAVGLTPERLSPQRFPELVALGLGLTDLNKTEVGSDHELTPAAMDAQSLHAKLRRFRPAAIAFTSKNAASLALGIKTPAYGRHVELLEGAVAFVLASPSGRARSFWTLAPWKEAAAFVAERRRLRERAA; encoded by the coding sequence GTGCCGCAGGCATCAAGGCGGAGTAACCACCTCATCCCGGACTTGCTGGCGCCCGGTCTCGATCTGGTGTTCTGCGGCACCGCGCCCAGCCCGGCCTCCTTCAAGGCCCGTGCCTATTATGCCAATCCCGGCAATGCCTTCTGGCCGACCCTGCATGCGGTCGGCCTGACGCCGGAACGGCTGTCGCCGCAGCGCTTCCCCGAGTTGGTCGCACTGGGCCTCGGCCTCACCGACCTCAACAAGACCGAGGTCGGATCGGATCATGAGCTGACGCCCGCGGCGATGGACGCGCAGTCGCTGCACGCCAAGCTGCGGCGCTTCCGCCCCGCCGCCATTGCCTTCACCTCCAAGAATGCGGCGTCGCTGGCCCTCGGCATCAAGACGCCCGCCTATGGTCGCCACGTCGAGCTTCTCGAAGGGGCCGTGGCCTTCGTGCTCGCCTCACCCTCGGGTCGCGCGCGGTCGTTCTGGACGCTGGCGCCCTGGAAAGAAGCCGCCGCGTTCGTTGCCGAACGGCGACGTCTGCGCGAGCGTGCGGCGTGA